One part of the Lotus japonicus ecotype B-129 chromosome 2, LjGifu_v1.2 genome encodes these proteins:
- the LOC130741265 gene encoding scarecrow-like protein 3 — MESMLQEEGSSSVTSSPLQFFSMMSLSPSIGSPYPWLRELKSEERGLYLIHLLLTCANHVAAGSLENANITLEQISQLASPDGDTMQRIAAYFTEALADRILKTWPGLHRALNSTRIVMVSEEILVQKLFFELFPFLKVAYILTNQAIIEAMEGEKMVHIIDLNAAEPAQWIALLQVLSARPEGTPHLRITGVHQQKEILDQMAHKLTEEAEKLDIPFQFNPVLSKLENLDFDKLRVKTGEALAISSIMQLHSLLALDDESGRRKSPLLSKHSNGIHLQKVLLMNQNTLGDFLKKDMVNSYSPSTDSASSSPVSSTTSMNAESFLNALWGLSPKVMVVTEQDSNHNGSTLMERLLEALYSYAALFDCLESTVSRTSLERIKVEKMLFGEEIKNIIACEGAERKERHEKLDKWLQRLDVSGFSNTPLSYYGMLQARRFLQSYGCEGYRMREENGSVVMCWQDRSLFSTTAWRPRK, encoded by the coding sequence ATGGAATCTATGTTACAAGAAGAAGGGTCATCTTCTGTAACTTCCTCACCTTTACAGTTCTTCTCCATGATGTCACTTTCACCTAGCATAGGATCTCCTTACCCTTGGCTTAGAGAATTGAAATCTGAGGAAAGGGGTTTGTACTTGATCCATTTGTTGCTCACTTGTGCAAACCATGTAGCTGCTGGTAGTCTTGAGAATGCAAACATCACACTTGAGCAAATCTCCCAGCTTGCCTCCCCGGATGGCGATACCATGCAGCGAATCGCTGCATACTTTACTGAAGCGCTTGCCGACCGGATACTCAAAACATGGCCCGGCCTCCACAGAGCCCTCAACTCCACGAGAATAGTTATGGTTTCTGAAGAAATTCTTGTGCAGAAGCTCTTCTTTGAGCTTTTTCCGTTTTTGAAGGTAGCATATATTCTGACAAATCAGGCTATTATTGAAGCTATGGAAGGGGAGAAAATGGTTCATATAATTGATCTCAATGCTGCTGAGCCTGCACAGTGGATTGCTCTCCTTCAAGTTTTGAGTGCCCGTCCTGAAGGCACTCCTCATTTGAGAATTACTGGGGTCCATCAGCAGAAAGAGATTCTGGATCAGATGGCTCATAAACTTACTGAAGAAGCAGAAAAGTTGGATATCCCATTCCAATTCAACCCTGTACTCAGCAAGTTAGAAAATCTTGATTTTGACAAACTTCGTGTGAAGACTGGGGAGGCGCTAGCAATAAGTTCTATTATGCAATTACATTCCCTTTTGGCCTTGGATGATGAATCCGggcggcgaaaatctcctcttcTGTCTAAACATTCAAATGGAATTCACCTGCAAAAGGTCTTGCTCATGAACCAAAACACATTGGGTGATTTCCTCAAAAAAGACATGGTTAATAGCTATAGCCCAAGTACTGACTCTGCCTCATCTTCACCGGTATCTTCAACGACTTCGATGAATGCGGAGAGCTTTCTCAATGCCTTGTGGGGATTATCTCCGAAGGTCATGGTTGTAACAGAACAAGACTCTAATCATAACGGTTCCACTCTGATGGAGAGGCTACTGGAGGCTCTATATTCTTATGCAGCATTGTTTGATTGTTTGGAATCCACTGTCTCAAGAACATCATTGGAGAGAATAAAGGTGGAGAAGATGCTTTTCGGTGAGGAAATCAAGAACATTATTGCTTGTGAGGGAGctgaaagaaaggaaagacaTGAAAAGCTGGATAAGTGGCTCCAGAGACTTGATGTATCTGGGTTTAGCAACACGCCTTTAAGCTATTATGGCATGTTGCAAGCACGGAGGTTCCTTCAGAGCTATGGTTGTGAAGGATATAGGATGAGGGAAGAAAATGGTTCTGTAGTAATGTGCTGGCAGGACAGGTCCTTGTTTTCAACAACAGCTTGGAGACCTAGGAAGTAA